In Aquabacterium sp. OR-4, the following proteins share a genomic window:
- a CDS encoding Bug family tripartite tricarboxylate transporter substrate binding protein yields MFKTKTLRGALIGASAALLAITAALPAAAQAWPAGKPVTLLVPFPPGGSTDMIARTVGAKLQERFGASFIVDNKAGAGGTLGAGLAKRAAPDGATIFVSSLGPFVIGPHLIKGVAYDPLKDFDYITVAVQAPNVLAVPANSPHKSFADLLKHIKANPDKMSFASAGNGTSDHLTAELFWQATGTRAVHVPYKGGAPAMSDLIGAVVDASFMNINTGLPNIKGGKLRALAVTSATRSPLLPEVPTMDELGLKDVTVYSWQAFAAPKGLAADTRARLREGIVAALNDATVKPKLLELGFEIVGNTPEQFTAFQAAEFARWKKVIETGKITAD; encoded by the coding sequence ATGTTCAAGACCAAGACCTTGCGCGGCGCCCTGATCGGCGCCAGCGCGGCGCTGCTGGCCATCACCGCCGCGCTGCCGGCGGCCGCCCAGGCCTGGCCGGCCGGCAAGCCGGTGACGCTGCTGGTGCCGTTTCCGCCCGGCGGCTCCACCGACATGATTGCCCGCACCGTGGGCGCCAAGCTGCAGGAGCGCTTTGGCGCCAGCTTCATCGTCGACAACAAGGCCGGTGCCGGCGGCACGCTGGGCGCCGGCCTGGCCAAGCGCGCGGCGCCCGATGGCGCCACCATCTTCGTCTCGTCGCTGGGCCCGTTCGTGATCGGCCCGCACCTGATCAAGGGCGTGGCCTACGACCCGCTGAAGGACTTTGACTACATCACCGTGGCCGTGCAGGCGCCCAATGTGCTGGCCGTGCCGGCCAACTCGCCGCACAAGAGCTTTGCCGACCTGCTCAAGCACATCAAGGCCAACCCCGACAAGATGAGCTTCGCCTCGGCCGGCAACGGCACGTCCGACCACCTGACGGCCGAGCTGTTCTGGCAGGCCACCGGCACCCGCGCCGTGCATGTGCCCTACAAGGGCGGCGCGCCGGCCATGAGCGACCTGATCGGCGCCGTGGTCGATGCCTCGTTCATGAACATCAACACCGGCCTGCCCAACATCAAGGGCGGCAAGCTGCGCGCGCTGGCCGTCACCAGCGCCACCCGCTCGCCGCTGCTGCCCGAGGTGCCCACGATGGACGAGCTGGGCCTGAAGGATGTCACCGTGTACTCGTGGCAGGCCTTTGCCGCGCCCAAGGGCCTGGCCGCCGACACCAGGGCCCGGCTGCGCGAGGGCATCGTGGCCGCCTTGAACGACGCCACGGTCAAGCCCAAGCTGCTGGAGCTGGGTTTCGAGATCGTGGGCAACACGCCCGAGCAGTTCACCGCCTTCCAGGCCGCCGAGTTTGCGCGCTGGAAGAAGGTGATCGAGACCGGCAAGATCACCGCAGACTGA
- a CDS encoding L-talarate/galactarate dehydratase, with product MSSAPAAGTPAVDDRIAHIALSSCYLPLANPISDAKVLTGRQKPMTEIAMLFAEIETAGGHRGLGFTYSKRAGGPGQFAHAREVAPALIGEDANDIARLWTKLCWAGASVGRSGLSAQAIGAFDVALYDLKARRAGLSLAKLLGAHRDSVACYNTSGGFLHTPLEQLLVNAEKSVARGIGGIKLKVGQPDRAKDIERVSAVRRHLGEGVALMVDANQQWDRPTAQRMCRRFEDFNLVWIEEPLDAYDHEGHAALAQAFDTPIATGEMLTSAMEHGDLIRHRAADVLMPDAPRVGGITPFLKIAAQAEAAGLMLAPHFAMELHVHLGAAYPTETWVEHFDWLEPLFNERLDISNGRMRVPTRPGLGVSLSEQARAWTRERAEFGQRA from the coding sequence ATGAGTTCCGCCCCCGCCGCCGGCACGCCGGCTGTCGACGACCGCATTGCCCACATCGCGCTGTCGTCGTGCTACCTGCCGCTGGCCAACCCGATCAGCGACGCCAAGGTGCTCACCGGCCGGCAAAAGCCGATGACCGAGATCGCGATGCTGTTCGCCGAGATCGAGACCGCCGGCGGCCACCGCGGCCTGGGCTTCACCTACAGCAAGCGTGCCGGCGGGCCGGGGCAGTTTGCCCATGCCCGCGAGGTGGCCCCGGCACTGATCGGCGAAGACGCCAACGACATCGCCCGGCTGTGGACCAAGCTGTGCTGGGCCGGCGCCTCGGTGGGCCGCAGCGGCCTGTCGGCCCAGGCCATCGGTGCCTTCGATGTGGCGCTGTACGACCTCAAGGCCCGGCGCGCCGGCCTGTCGCTGGCCAAGCTGCTGGGCGCGCACCGCGATTCGGTGGCCTGCTACAACACCTCGGGCGGCTTTCTGCACACGCCGCTCGAGCAGTTGCTGGTCAACGCCGAGAAGTCGGTTGCGCGCGGCATTGGCGGCATCAAGCTCAAGGTGGGCCAGCCCGACCGCGCAAAAGACATCGAGCGCGTCTCGGCCGTGCGCCGCCATCTGGGCGAGGGCGTGGCGCTGATGGTGGACGCCAACCAGCAGTGGGACCGGCCCACCGCGCAGCGCATGTGCCGCCGCTTCGAAGACTTCAACCTGGTGTGGATCGAGGAGCCGCTGGACGCCTACGACCACGAAGGCCATGCCGCGCTGGCCCAGGCCTTCGACACCCCCATCGCCACCGGCGAGATGCTGACCAGCGCGATGGAGCACGGCGACCTGATCCGCCACCGCGCGGCCGACGTCCTGATGCCCGACGCGCCGCGCGTGGGCGGCATCACGCCCTTTCTGAAGATCGCCGCGCAAGCCGAGGCCGCGGGCCTGATGCTGGCGCCGCACTTCGCGATGGAGCTGCATGTGCACCTGGGCGCGGCCTATCCCACCGAGACCTGGGTCGAGCACTTCGACTGGCTGGAGCCGCTGTTCAACGAGCGGCTCGACATCAGCAACGGCCGCATGCGGGTGCCCACCCGCCCCGGCCTGGGCGTGAGCCTGAGCGAACAGGCCCGCGCCTGGACGCGCGAGCGCGCCGAGTTCGGCCAGCGCGCCTGA
- a CDS encoding LacI family DNA-binding transcriptional regulator — translation MSDAAPPAKRSRRSSGAVTLHDVARLAGVAPITASRALNTPAQVSAEVLRKVSEAVARTGYVPNRLAGGLASTRSRLVALVVPTVSGPVFLDTIQALTETLDAAGYQLMVGQAGYEGRREDALLEAIIGRRPDGIVLTGILHSDASRRRLLASGIPVVETWDLTPTPLDMLVGFSHQAVGEAVARYLHGRGRRRLATLSGDDPRATQRAQAFARAAEALGLPPVRAVVVKAPTTLQAGRGALTALMAEHDAPTTLPATRRGRGRMAGPPVDAVFCSSDLLALGLLTEARMQGLAVPDDLAVVGFGDLEMAAQAAPAISSVSVNGAGIGVQAARFLIERAEGRAVAERVVDIGFRLIERHSS, via the coding sequence ATGAGCGACGCCGCGCCCCCCGCCAAGCGATCGCGCCGCAGCAGCGGCGCGGTCACGCTGCACGACGTGGCGCGCCTGGCCGGCGTGGCGCCCATCACCGCCTCGCGCGCGCTCAACACGCCCGCCCAGGTGTCGGCCGAGGTGCTCAGGAAGGTCAGCGAGGCCGTGGCGCGCACGGGTTATGTGCCCAACCGCCTGGCCGGCGGTCTGGCCTCCACGCGCAGCCGGCTGGTGGCGCTGGTGGTGCCCACGGTGTCGGGGCCGGTGTTTCTCGACACCATCCAGGCCCTCACCGAGACGCTGGACGCCGCCGGCTACCAGCTGATGGTGGGCCAGGCCGGCTACGAGGGCCGGCGCGAGGATGCGCTGCTCGAGGCCATCATCGGCCGCCGGCCCGATGGCATCGTGCTCACCGGCATCCTGCACTCCGATGCCAGCCGGCGGCGGCTGCTGGCCTCGGGCATTCCGGTGGTCGAGACCTGGGATCTCACGCCCACGCCGCTGGACATGCTGGTGGGCTTCTCGCACCAGGCGGTGGGCGAGGCGGTGGCGCGCTACCTGCACGGCCGCGGCCGGCGGCGCCTGGCCACCTTGTCGGGCGACGACCCACGCGCCACCCAGCGTGCGCAGGCCTTTGCGCGGGCGGCCGAGGCCCTGGGCCTGCCGCCGGTGCGCGCGGTGGTGGTGAAGGCGCCCACCACGCTGCAGGCCGGGCGCGGCGCGCTGACGGCGCTGATGGCTGAACACGACGCGCCCACCACGCTGCCGGCCACCCGCCGCGGGCGGGGCCGGATGGCCGGCCCGCCGGTGGATGCGGTGTTCTGCAGCTCCGACCTGCTGGCCCTGGGCCTGCTCACCGAGGCCCGCATGCAGGGCCTCGCCGTGCCGGACGATCTGGCCGTGGTGGGCTTTGGCGACCTCGAGATGGCGGCCCAGGCGGCACCGGCGATCAGCTCGGTCAGCGTCAACGGCGCCGGCATCGGCGTGCAGGCGGCCCGCTTTCTGATCGAGCGGGCCGAGGGCCGGGCGGTGGCCGAGCGCGTGGTCGACATCGGCTTCCGGCTGATCGAACGCCACAGCAGCTGA
- a CDS encoding bifunctional cytochrome P450/NADPH--P450 reductase yields the protein MSSRNPLHPIPHPPQLPLLGNLLSLDASRPMQSMQALAQQLGPIYWLKMPGTKLVVVTSAALAEEVCDTTRFDKCTIGTLRRLRPLSHGLFTSDTKERTWAKPHGILMPNFTQKAMRGYHPMMLDIAQQLVAKWARLNADDEVDVVRDMTALTLDTIGLCGFGYRFNSFYREGFHPFVDALTRSLETVQRRRGIPLEHWRLRRQMAQMDRDVAYMHGMVEAIVRERRASGLGLAEMPDLLSYMLAGEDKASGERLDDREIRDECIEFLIAGHETTSNLLSFALVELMRHPEVLARARAEVDEVFGTDTAAWPDHAQVNQLPYVQQVLKETLRLYPPAPGIGLQARADTTIGGAMAYPVPRRSLVILNTLALHRDRAVWGPDPEAFDPGRFTRAAEAARPAHAWKPFGNGQRACIGRQFAMQEATLVLGLILQRFELIDPGHYQLRIREALTIKPEGLRIRVRARRAVQPVVAPVVRADALGPGGAMGAGAAAAGATSVAPHAPVHPVAPVAPAGTALLVLHGSNGGTAEDIAGQLADAGRARGLAVTVAPLDTHASALPGTLAQGGLLLLVSASYNGTPPDNARAFCAALARPAAADALTGLRYAVFGCGNRDWSSTYQAVPRQIDEALAARGAQRLLPRGEGDAREDLEADFQAWAAALWPAVAAACGGGVSGEASGEGSGAAPGADHTTAPLPDPLVLHWLPAAAAPAASRLPGALPLTLHVNRELQQPGAQGQPPARSTRHIEFALPPGAAAPWQVGDHLALMPRNPDALVQRVLQRLGLDGDARLQLAPPAPGARRWPHLPYADQGAAAGQALPLHQLLAEALELQAPATRRQLQLLAAHTRCPHTGAQMAALAAAWQAAPDAPRPSLLQLLERWPACEAPLAALLPLWPALAPRLYSVASSPVVDAQRVALTVSVVDAPSRHDPAQRHRGVCSGQLQQAQPGERWWGRLQRGAPGFTLPDDPAVPLLMVAAGSGIAPFRGFAQQRAALQAAGARLGPALLLFGCRQPQVDALYADELQAWADLGVLQVLYAHSRLGPEPVYVQHLLARQAQAVWALLQHADARVYVCGDGAQMEPAVRAALQAMARQHGAPDDWLAGLQRGQRYLLDVWAGG from the coding sequence ATGTCTTCACGCAACCCGCTGCATCCGATCCCGCATCCGCCCCAGCTGCCGCTGCTGGGCAACCTGCTGTCGCTGGACGCGAGCCGGCCGATGCAGAGCATGCAGGCGCTGGCGCAGCAGCTGGGCCCGATCTACTGGCTCAAGATGCCCGGCACCAAGCTGGTGGTGGTGACCAGCGCCGCGCTGGCCGAGGAGGTGTGCGACACCACGCGCTTCGACAAATGCACCATCGGCACGCTGCGCCGGCTGCGGCCGCTGTCGCACGGGCTGTTCACGTCGGACACCAAGGAGCGCACCTGGGCCAAGCCGCACGGCATCCTGATGCCCAACTTCACGCAGAAGGCGATGCGCGGCTACCACCCGATGATGCTGGACATCGCCCAGCAGCTGGTGGCCAAGTGGGCACGCTTGAACGCCGACGACGAGGTCGACGTGGTGCGCGACATGACCGCGCTGACGCTCGACACCATCGGCCTGTGCGGCTTTGGCTACCGCTTCAACAGCTTCTACCGAGAGGGCTTCCACCCTTTCGTCGATGCGCTGACCCGCTCGCTCGAGACCGTGCAGCGCCGTCGCGGCATTCCGCTGGAGCACTGGCGCCTGCGCCGCCAGATGGCGCAGATGGACCGCGACGTGGCCTACATGCACGGCATGGTGGAAGCCATCGTGCGCGAGCGCCGCGCCAGCGGCCTGGGGCTCGCCGAGATGCCCGACCTGCTGAGCTACATGCTGGCCGGCGAGGACAAGGCCAGCGGCGAGCGCCTGGACGACCGCGAGATCCGCGACGAGTGCATCGAGTTCCTGATCGCCGGCCACGAGACCACCAGCAACCTGCTGAGCTTTGCGCTGGTGGAACTGATGCGCCACCCCGAGGTGCTGGCCCGCGCCCGCGCCGAGGTCGACGAGGTGTTCGGCACCGACACCGCCGCGTGGCCCGACCACGCCCAGGTCAACCAGCTGCCCTATGTGCAGCAGGTGCTCAAGGAGACGCTGCGCCTGTACCCGCCGGCGCCGGGCATCGGCCTGCAGGCGCGGGCCGACACCACCATTGGCGGCGCCATGGCCTACCCGGTGCCGCGCCGCAGCCTGGTGATCCTGAACACGCTGGCGCTGCACCGCGACCGCGCGGTGTGGGGCCCCGATCCAGAGGCCTTCGACCCCGGCCGCTTCACCCGCGCCGCCGAGGCCGCGCGCCCGGCCCATGCCTGGAAGCCCTTTGGCAACGGCCAGCGGGCCTGCATCGGCCGCCAGTTTGCGATGCAGGAGGCCACGCTGGTGCTGGGCCTGATCCTGCAGCGCTTCGAACTGATCGACCCGGGCCACTACCAGCTGCGCATCCGCGAGGCCTTGACCATCAAGCCCGAGGGCCTGCGCATCCGCGTGCGGGCGCGGCGGGCGGTGCAGCCGGTGGTGGCGCCGGTGGTGCGCGCCGATGCGCTGGGGCCGGGCGGTGCCATGGGCGCCGGCGCCGCGGCGGCCGGGGCGACATCGGTCGCACCCCATGCGCCTGTGCACCCGGTGGCCCCGGTGGCCCCGGCGGGCACGGCGCTGCTGGTGCTGCACGGCTCCAACGGCGGCACGGCCGAAGACATCGCCGGTCAGCTGGCCGATGCCGGCCGCGCGCGTGGCCTGGCGGTGACGGTGGCGCCGCTGGACACCCACGCCAGCGCGTTGCCCGGCACGCTGGCCCAGGGCGGCCTGTTGCTGCTGGTGAGCGCCTCGTACAACGGCACGCCGCCCGACAACGCCCGCGCCTTCTGCGCCGCGCTGGCCCGGCCGGCCGCGGCCGATGCGCTGACCGGCCTGCGCTACGCCGTGTTCGGCTGCGGCAACCGCGACTGGTCCAGTACCTACCAGGCCGTGCCGCGCCAGATCGACGAGGCCCTGGCAGCCCGCGGTGCACAGCGCCTGCTGCCGCGCGGCGAGGGCGATGCGCGCGAAGATCTGGAGGCCGACTTCCAGGCATGGGCCGCCGCGCTGTGGCCGGCCGTGGCGGCGGCCTGTGGCGGTGGGGTGTCCGGCGAGGCGTCCGGCGAGGGGTCCGGCGCAGCGCCCGGCGCCGATCACACCACCGCGCCGCTGCCCGATCCACTGGTGCTGCACTGGCTGCCGGCGGCTGCCGCGCCGGCCGCCAGCCGCCTGCCCGGCGCGCTGCCGCTCACCCTGCATGTCAACCGCGAGCTGCAGCAGCCCGGCGCACAGGGCCAGCCCCCGGCGCGCAGCACCCGCCACATCGAGTTTGCGCTGCCGCCCGGCGCCGCAGCGCCCTGGCAGGTGGGCGACCACCTGGCGCTGATGCCGCGCAACCCCGATGCGCTGGTGCAGCGCGTGCTGCAGCGCCTGGGCCTGGATGGCGATGCGCGGCTGCAGCTGGCTCCACCGGCGCCCGGCGCGCGGCGGTGGCCGCACTTGCCCTATGCCGATCAGGGCGCCGCTGCCGGCCAGGCCCTGCCGCTGCACCAGCTGCTGGCCGAGGCGCTGGAGCTGCAGGCGCCGGCCACGCGCCGCCAGCTGCAGCTGCTGGCCGCCCACACCCGCTGCCCGCACACCGGTGCGCAGATGGCCGCGCTGGCCGCCGCCTGGCAGGCCGCGCCCGACGCACCACGCCCCAGCCTGCTGCAGCTGCTCGAGCGCTGGCCGGCCTGCGAGGCACCGCTGGCCGCGCTGCTGCCGCTGTGGCCGGCTTTGGCGCCGCGGCTGTACTCGGTGGCCTCGTCGCCGGTGGTCGATGCGCAGCGCGTGGCGCTCACCGTGTCGGTGGTGGATGCGCCGTCGCGTCACGATCCGGCCCAGCGCCACCGCGGCGTGTGCTCGGGCCAGTTGCAGCAGGCCCAGCCGGGTGAGCGGTGGTGGGGCAGGCTGCAGCGTGGTGCGCCAGGCTTCACGCTGCCCGACGACCCCGCCGTGCCACTGCTGATGGTGGCCGCCGGCAGCGGCATCGCGCCGTTTCGCGGCTTTGCGCAGCAGCGCGCGGCGCTGCAGGCCGCCGGCGCGCGGCTGGGGCCGGCGCTGCTGCTGTTCGGCTGCCGGCAGCCGCAGGTGGATGCGCTGTATGCCGACGAACTGCAGGCCTGGGCCGATCTCGGCGTGCTGCAGGTGCTGTACGCCCACTCGCGCCTGGGCCCCGAGCCGGTGTACGTGCAGCACCTGCTGGCCCGGCAGGCGCAGGCCGTGTGGGCCCTGCTGCAGCACGCCGATGCCCGCGTGTATGTGTGCGGCGACGGCGCGCAGATGGAGCCCGCGGTGCGCGCCGCGCTGCAGGCCATGGCGCGCCAGCACGGCGCGCCCGATGACTGGCTGGCCGGCCTGCAGCGCGGGCAGCGCTACCTGCTGGACGTGTGGGCCGGCGGCTGA
- a CDS encoding LysR family transcriptional regulator: MNTTHDTSALQRLDLNLFRVFEAVWTERNLTRAAELLCVSQPAVSHALARLRRQLDDPLFVREGNGVRPTALATQLWPEVQQALQLLRQALRRSQHFEPVRDVGELTLAINDEGEPLVLPPLLAQVARSAPQAVVHSVRLGRKTLRSDLASGRIDCAIDIAQPTAHDVLHRPLTRETYVLLSHLPQPPSEAQYRSARHVQVSTLRTGRAVEDLALAQVGLQRQIGARCQRYDSAARLVMQAGLLLTLPHRLALPLATELGAHLHPLPIALPAVEMHLYWHQQRDADPLNAWLRECIVAAAR; the protein is encoded by the coding sequence ATGAACACCACGCATGACACCAGCGCCCTGCAGCGCCTGGACCTGAACCTGTTCCGCGTCTTCGAGGCGGTGTGGACCGAGCGCAATCTCACCCGCGCCGCCGAGCTGCTGTGCGTGAGCCAGCCGGCCGTGAGCCACGCGCTGGCCCGGCTGCGCCGCCAGCTCGACGACCCGTTGTTCGTGCGCGAGGGCAATGGCGTGCGCCCCACCGCCCTGGCCACCCAGCTGTGGCCCGAGGTGCAGCAGGCGCTGCAGCTGCTGCGCCAGGCACTGCGGCGCTCGCAGCATTTCGAGCCGGTGCGCGACGTGGGCGAGCTCACGCTGGCCATCAACGACGAGGGCGAGCCGCTGGTGCTGCCGCCGCTGCTGGCCCAGGTGGCGCGCAGCGCCCCGCAGGCCGTGGTGCACAGCGTGCGCCTGGGCCGCAAGACCTTGCGCAGCGATCTGGCCAGCGGCCGCATCGACTGCGCCATCGACATCGCCCAGCCCACGGCCCACGATGTGCTGCACCGGCCACTGACCCGCGAGACCTATGTGCTGCTGAGCCACCTGCCCCAGCCGCCCAGCGAGGCCCAGTACCGCAGCGCCCGCCATGTGCAGGTGAGCACGCTGCGCACCGGCCGCGCGGTGGAAGACCTGGCCCTGGCCCAGGTCGGCCTGCAGCGCCAGATCGGCGCGCGCTGCCAGCGCTACGACAGCGCCGCCCGCCTGGTGATGCAGGCCGGCCTGCTGCTGACCCTGCCCCACCGCCTGGCCCTGCCGCTGGCCACCGAGCTGGGTGCCCATCTGCACCCGCTGCCCATCGCCCTGCCCGCAGTGGAGATGCACCTGTACTGGCACCAGCAGCGCGACGCCGATCCGCTGAACGCCTGGTTGCGCGAGTGCATCGTGGCGGCGGCGCGCTGA
- a CDS encoding enoyl-CoA hydratase/isomerase family protein: MSENPSDVLIETRGQALWLTINRPDKRNALRASVIEGLRAGIRQAQAQAEKDGAVRAIVITGAGDKAFCAGGDLQPGQGFVFDFARPDSDYANLLREAHAATLPIVARINGTCMAGGMGLLCMADLAVAADHALFGLPEVKVGLYPMQVLTLMKRLVAPRILREWCLTGEPFSAAEARANGLLNHAVPAAELDARVDWLLARLVDKSPTAIRRGKYAEAAIEAMGFEQAIAYMEGQITLVAQTEDAKEGLASFNEKRRPVWTGR; this comes from the coding sequence ATGAGCGAGAACCCGAGCGATGTGCTGATCGAGACCCGCGGCCAGGCGCTGTGGCTCACCATCAACCGCCCCGACAAGCGCAACGCGCTGCGCGCCAGCGTGATCGAGGGCCTGCGCGCCGGCATCCGCCAGGCGCAGGCTCAGGCTGAGAAGGATGGGGCGGTGCGCGCCATCGTCATCACCGGCGCGGGCGACAAGGCCTTTTGCGCCGGTGGCGACCTGCAGCCCGGCCAGGGCTTCGTCTTCGACTTCGCGCGCCCCGACAGCGACTACGCCAACCTGCTGCGCGAGGCCCACGCCGCCACGCTGCCCATCGTGGCGCGCATCAACGGCACCTGCATGGCCGGCGGCATGGGCCTGCTGTGCATGGCCGACCTGGCCGTGGCCGCCGACCATGCGCTGTTCGGCCTGCCCGAGGTGAAGGTGGGCCTGTACCCGATGCAGGTGCTGACGCTGATGAAGCGCCTGGTGGCGCCGCGCATCCTGCGCGAGTGGTGCCTGACCGGCGAGCCCTTCAGCGCCGCCGAGGCGCGCGCCAACGGCCTGCTGAACCATGCGGTGCCCGCGGCCGAACTGGATGCCAGGGTCGACTGGCTGCTGGCCCGCCTGGTCGACAAGAGCCCCACCGCCATCCGCCGCGGCAAGTACGCCGAAGCGGCCATCGAAGCCATGGGCTTCGAACAGGCCATCGCCTACATGGAAGGCCAGATCACGCTGGTGGCGCAGACCGAGGATGCGAAGGAAGGCCTGGCGTCGTTCAACGAAAAGCGCAGGCCGGTTTGGACGGGGCGGTGA
- a CDS encoding acetyl-CoA carboxylase biotin carboxylase subunit: MTTATPFHKILIANRGEIALRVIRSARALGYRTVAVYSTADAHSRHVREADQAVCIGAPLPRQSYLRIEAIIEAAQRTGADAVHPGYGFLAENEGFAQACRDAGLRFIGPSPDAIRAMGHKAGAKQLMMDAGVPCIPGYQGEDQSPERLAAEAGRIGYPVMIKATAGGGGRGMRLVSSAADFAAALASAQSEAQNAFGDPEVILERAILEPRHIEIQIFADRHGQAIHLGERDCSVQRRHQKVVEEAPSPAVNAGLRARMGEVAVKAVKAIAYEGAGTLEFLLDRDGNFFFMEMNTRLQVEHPVTEAITGLDLVELQLRVAAGEPLPLTQADVRFSGHAIEVRLCAEDVDAGFMPQSGHMALWHAPEALRVEHALVSGVEVPPFYDSMIAKLVAHGRTRDEARRRLINGLHDLVALGVTTNQVFLARCLAHPVFAAGGATTAFIGSHQAELLRTEPATLRDAAAVAALLLAETAHDGTRRHSERRLTHTLPLGLRYSLGGATHAAALTQLGPNEFTAQIDGTERALQRVDSAPHRLRVSLDGVVEAVAYHRDGARLLMHFRGQPYDVADHTRAVAQRQGGAGGDGKVRASMNGRVVAVLVTEGDSVQAGQPLLTLEAMKMEHVHVAPVAGRITLLAVGVGEQVAAQRVVIEVTAEAATPPQAAQAAPAA, encoded by the coding sequence ATGACCACCGCCACGCCCTTCCACAAGATCCTGATCGCCAACCGCGGCGAGATCGCGCTGCGCGTGATCCGCAGCGCGCGGGCGCTGGGCTATCGCACGGTGGCGGTGTATTCCACCGCCGACGCCCACAGCCGCCATGTGCGCGAGGCCGACCAGGCGGTGTGCATCGGCGCGCCACTGCCGCGCCAGAGCTATCTGCGCATCGAGGCGATCATTGAAGCCGCCCAGCGCACCGGCGCCGATGCCGTGCACCCCGGCTACGGCTTCCTGGCCGAGAACGAAGGTTTCGCACAGGCCTGCCGCGACGCCGGCCTGAGGTTCATCGGCCCCTCGCCCGATGCCATCCGCGCCATGGGCCACAAGGCCGGCGCCAAGCAGCTGATGATGGATGCCGGTGTGCCCTGCATCCCCGGCTATCAGGGTGAAGACCAGAGCCCCGAGCGCCTGGCCGCCGAGGCCGGCCGCATCGGCTATCCGGTGATGATCAAGGCCACGGCCGGCGGTGGCGGCCGCGGCATGCGCCTGGTGAGCAGCGCGGCCGACTTTGCCGCCGCGCTGGCCAGCGCGCAGAGCGAGGCGCAAAACGCCTTCGGCGACCCCGAGGTGATCCTGGAGCGCGCCATCCTCGAGCCGCGCCACATCGAGATCCAGATCTTTGCCGACCGCCATGGCCAGGCCATCCACCTGGGCGAGCGTGATTGCTCGGTGCAGCGCCGCCACCAGAAGGTGGTGGAAGAAGCCCCCAGCCCGGCCGTGAACGCCGGGCTGCGTGCGCGCATGGGCGAGGTGGCGGTGAAGGCCGTGAAAGCCATCGCCTACGAGGGCGCCGGCACGCTGGAGTTTCTGCTCGACCGCGACGGCAACTTCTTCTTCATGGAGATGAACACCCGGCTGCAGGTGGAGCACCCGGTCACCGAGGCCATCACCGGGCTCGATCTGGTGGAACTGCAGCTGCGCGTGGCTGCCGGCGAGCCGCTGCCGCTCACCCAGGCCGATGTGCGCTTCTCAGGCCATGCCATCGAGGTGCGGCTGTGTGCCGAGGATGTGGATGCCGGCTTCATGCCGCAAAGCGGGCACATGGCGCTGTGGCATGCGCCCGAGGCGCTGCGCGTGGAGCATGCGCTGGTGTCGGGCGTGGAGGTGCCACCGTTCTACGACTCGATGATCGCCAAGCTGGTGGCCCACGGCCGCACGCGGGATGAAGCGCGCCGCCGGCTGATCAACGGCCTGCACGATCTGGTGGCACTGGGCGTCACCACCAACCAGGTGTTTCTGGCGCGCTGCCTGGCGCACCCGGTGTTTGCGGCGGGCGGCGCCACCACCGCCTTCATCGGCAGCCACCAGGCCGAACTGCTGCGCACTGAGCCCGCCACGCTGCGCGATGCCGCGGCCGTGGCCGCGCTGCTGCTGGCCGAAACCGCGCACGACGGCACGCGCCGCCACAGCGAGCGCCGCCTCACGCACACGCTGCCGCTGGGCCTGCGCTACAGCCTGGGTGGGGCCACGCATGCCGCGGCACTCACCCAGCTGGGCCCCAACGAGTTCACCGCCCAGATCGACGGCACCGAACGCGCGCTGCAGCGGGTGGACAGCGCCCCGCACCGGCTGCGCGTGTCACTCGACGGCGTGGTGGAGGCGGTGGCCTATCACCGCGACGGCGCACGCCTGCTGATGCACTTTCGCGGCCAGCCGTATGACGTGGCCGACCACACCCGCGCGGTGGCCCAGCGCCAGGGCGGGGCGGGGGGTGATGGCAAGGTGCGCGCCTCGATGAACGGCCGCGTGGTGGCCGTGCTGGTGACCGAAGGCGACAGCGTGCAGGCCGGCCAGCCGCTGCTGACGCTGGAGGCCATGAAGATGGAACATGTGCACGTGGCCCCGGTGGCCGGTCGCATCACGCTGCTGGCCGTGGGCGTGGGTGAGCAGGTGGCCGCGCAGCGCGTGGTGATCGAGGTGACGGCCGAGGCCGCCACGCCCCCCCAAGCCGCCCAAGCCGCCCCAGCCGCTTGA